Proteins encoded by one window of Xylocopa sonorina isolate GNS202 chromosome 16, iyXylSono1_principal, whole genome shotgun sequence:
- the Gmppa gene encoding GDP-mannose pyrophosphorylase A — protein sequence MILKSVILIGGPSKGTRFRPLSLDIPKPLFPVAGLPVIQHHIEACCKVENLSEILIIGSYPESDLSQFIQEMTSTYNITIRYLQEFTPLGTAGGLYHFRDQIRSGGSTYFFVMNGDVCADFSLQEIVKYHEEKQALLTIMATEATRQQSLNYGCMVLDKEGQVTHYVEKPSTFVSTLINCGIYLASLDIFQTMGDVFYTGQNQENFMRFNGNGKDPAHISLEQDILTRLAGTGRLFALPFLRWWSQVKTAGSAIYANRHYLTLYKAKYPNRLASAVNGPCQIIGDVHIHPSATVHPTAVLGPNVSIGPNATIAPGVRIRESIILAKAHIQAHSIVLNSIVGKNSYVGEWARIEGTPCDPNPDKPFAKTENLPLFNINGKLNPSITILGTSVRLAAEKIVLNSIVLPHKELTKNFKNEIIL from the exons ATGATATTGAAATCCGTTATACTAATTGGAGGCCCTTCCAAAG GAACTAGATTCAGACCACTTTCGTTGGATATACCGAAACCATTGTTTCCAGTTGCTGGATTACCAGTAATCCAGCACCATATAGAGGCATGCTGCAAGGTGGAAAATCTTAGCGAGATATTGATAATTGGATCATACCCTGAAAGTGATTTGTCCCAATTTATCCAAGAAATGACAAGCACATATAATATAACTATTAGATATCTTCAAGAGTTTACACCATTAGGAACGGCTGGCGGTTTATATCATTTTCGTGATCAAATAAGATCTGGTGGATCTACGTATTTCTTTGTGATGAATGGAGATGTGTGCGCTgatttttccttgcaagaaatagtaaAGTATCACGAGGAGAAACAAGCATTACTCACTATCATGGCTACTGAAGCTACAAGACAGCAATCTCTGAATTACGGATGTATGGTTCTTGACAAGGAAGGACAAGTTACTCACTATGTAGAAAAACCATCAACGTTTGTTTCAACCTTGATTAACTGCGGGATCTATCTTGCTTCTTTAGACATTTTCCAAACCATGGGCGATGTCTTTTACACAGGACAGAATCAAGAAAATTTCAT GCGTTTCAATGGTAATGGTAAAGATCCGGCTCACATATCACTGGAACAAGATATACTAACGCGATTAGCAGGCACCGGCCGTTTATTCGCCTTACCTTTTCTAAGGTGGTGGTCACAAGTTAAAACTGCAGGCTCTGCTATATATGCTAATCGTCATTATTTAACTCTGTACAAGGCGAAATATCCAAACCGTCTTGCTTCTGCAGTTAATGGACCCTGTCAAATTATTGGTGATGTTCACATTCATCCTTCTGCTACTGTACATCCAACAGCAGTG CTAGGTCCAAATGTGAGTATAGGTCCCAATGCAACGATTGCTCCAGGTGTTCGAATAAGAGAATCAATTATATTAGCCAAAGCCCACATTCAGGCACATTCCATCGTTTTAAATAGTATAGTGGGGAAAAACAGTTATGTGGGAGAATGGGCACGAATTGAAGGAACACCATGCGATCCTAATCCTGATAAACCATTTGCAAAAACGGAGAACTTGCCTTTGTTTAACATCAATGGGAAGTTGAATCCATCTATAACAATTCTCG GTACTAGTGTACGTTTGGCAGCAGAGAAAATTGTATTGAATTCGATTGTCTTGCCGCATAAAGAATTAACGAAGAATTTCAAAAATGAAATTATTCTTTAA
- the Ampkalpha gene encoding AMP-activated protein kinase alpha subunit isoform X1, giving the protein MKNINLKFICEVTTMSEKIASNQPQPIVKIGHYTLGQTLGVGTFGKVKIGEHVLTKHKVAVKILNRQKIKSLDVVGKIRREIQNLKLFRHPHIIKLYQVISTPTDIFMIMEYVSGGELFDYIVKHGKLKEYEARRFFQQIISGVDYCHRHMIVHRDLKPENLLLDHNLHVKIADFGLSNMMMDGEFLRTSCGSPNYAAPEVISGKLYAGPEVDIWSCGIILYALLCGTLPFDDEHVPTLFRKIKSGVFPIPEYLNKSVVSLLCHMLQVDPMKRATIEDIKKHEWFQKDLPSYLFPSPVEQDSSVIDIDAVNEVCEKFNVKEAEVHSALLGGDPHDQLAIAYHLIIDNKRIADEAAKAELKDFYVASSPPPVAFSPNDASSSPLRPHPERIAPLRERQSSQGSTSSSTQGARGTPVKRAKWHLGIRSQSKPNDIMNEVYRAMKALNFEWKIINAYSVRVRQKNKLTDRYSKMSLQLYQVDYKSYLLDFKSLSNEEEDIGQDPTLPPPQATGHHTMEFFEMCAALITQLAR; this is encoded by the exons ATGAAAAATATCAATCTAAAATTTATCTGTG AAGTAACAACAATGTCTGAGAAAATTGCATCTAATCAACCACAGCCTATCGTTAAGATAGGTCACTACACACTTGGACAAACATTGGGTGTCGGAACGTTTGGTAAAGTAAAAA TTGGAGAACATGTTTTAACAAAACATAAAGTAGCCGTGAAAATTTTGAATCGCCAGAAGATCAAAAGCCTGGACGTGGTTGGAAAGATTAGAAGAGAAATACAAAATCTTAAGCTATTTAGACATCCTCATATCATCAAACT GTATCAAGTTATAAGTACGCCTACGGATATATTTATGATAATGGAATACGTATCGGGTGGAGAGTTATTTGACTATATTGTTAAGCATGGTAAactgaaggaatacgaggcacgaAGATTCTTCCAACAGATCATATCAGGCGTTGATTATTGTCACAGGCATATGATAGTCCATCGTGATTTAAAACCCGAGAATCTTCTGTTAGATCATAATCTACATGTAAAAATAGCAGATTTCG GCTTATCGAATATGATGATGGATGGAGAGTTTTTGCGTACTTCCTGTGGTTCCCCTAACTATGCAGCGCCGGAAGTAATTTCAGGAAAATTGTATGCTGGACCCGAAGTTGATATTTGGTCGTGTGGAATAATACTTTATGCTCTGCTTTGCGGTACTTTACCATTTGACGATGAACATGTACCAACACTTTTTCGTAAAATAAAAT CTGGAGTTTTTCCGATTCCGGAGTACCTGAATAAAAGTGTTGTAAGTCTTTTATGCCACATGTTACAAGTGGATCCTATGAAAAGGGCAACCATTGAAGATATTAA GAAACACGAATGGTTCCAAAAAGATTTACCTTCGTATTTATTCCCGTCGCCTGTTGAACAGGATTCTTCTGTAATCGATATAGATGCGGTGAACGAAGTTTGTGAAAAATTCAACGTAAAGGAAGCAGAAGTTCATTCTGCTTTATTAGGTGGAGATCCCCATGATCAATTGGCAATTGCGTATCATTTAATCATAGATAACAAAAGAATCGCGGATGAAGCTGCTAAAGCAGAATTGAAAGATTTTTATGTAGCTTCTAGTCCACCTCCTGTTGCTTTCAGTCCAAATGATGCAAGTAGCAGTCCTTTGAGACCACATCCAGAAAGAATAGCAC CATTGCGAGAAAGACAAAGTTCTCAAGGAAGCACGTCATCTTCGACACAAGGTGCTCGAGGTACACCGGTAAAACGAGCCAAGTGGCACTTGGGAATCCGTTCGCAATCCAAACCTAATGATATCATGAACGAAGTTTACCGAGCTATGAAGGCACTTAATTTT GAATGGAAAATCATAAATGCTTATAGCGTCAGAGTACGTCAAAAGAATAAATTGACCGATAGGTATAGTAAAATGTCGTTACAACTTTATCAAGTTGATTATAAAAGTTATTTATTAGATTTTAAATCCTTATCGAATGAAGAAGAGGATATTGGACAGG ATCCTACGCTTCCACCACCTCAAGCTACAGGTCACCATACTATGGAATTCTTTGAAATGTGTGCAGCATTAATTACACAGCTGGCCCGATAA
- the Ampkalpha gene encoding AMP-activated protein kinase alpha subunit isoform X2, which translates to MSEKIASNQPQPIVKIGHYTLGQTLGVGTFGKVKIGEHVLTKHKVAVKILNRQKIKSLDVVGKIRREIQNLKLFRHPHIIKLYQVISTPTDIFMIMEYVSGGELFDYIVKHGKLKEYEARRFFQQIISGVDYCHRHMIVHRDLKPENLLLDHNLHVKIADFGLSNMMMDGEFLRTSCGSPNYAAPEVISGKLYAGPEVDIWSCGIILYALLCGTLPFDDEHVPTLFRKIKSGVFPIPEYLNKSVVSLLCHMLQVDPMKRATIEDIKKHEWFQKDLPSYLFPSPVEQDSSVIDIDAVNEVCEKFNVKEAEVHSALLGGDPHDQLAIAYHLIIDNKRIADEAAKAELKDFYVASSPPPVAFSPNDASSSPLRPHPERIAPLRERQSSQGSTSSSTQGARGTPVKRAKWHLGIRSQSKPNDIMNEVYRAMKALNFEWKIINAYSVRVRQKNKLTDRYSKMSLQLYQVDYKSYLLDFKSLSNEEEDIGQDPTLPPPQATGHHTMEFFEMCAALITQLAR; encoded by the exons ATGTCTGAGAAAATTGCATCTAATCAACCACAGCCTATCGTTAAGATAGGTCACTACACACTTGGACAAACATTGGGTGTCGGAACGTTTGGTAAAGTAAAAA TTGGAGAACATGTTTTAACAAAACATAAAGTAGCCGTGAAAATTTTGAATCGCCAGAAGATCAAAAGCCTGGACGTGGTTGGAAAGATTAGAAGAGAAATACAAAATCTTAAGCTATTTAGACATCCTCATATCATCAAACT GTATCAAGTTATAAGTACGCCTACGGATATATTTATGATAATGGAATACGTATCGGGTGGAGAGTTATTTGACTATATTGTTAAGCATGGTAAactgaaggaatacgaggcacgaAGATTCTTCCAACAGATCATATCAGGCGTTGATTATTGTCACAGGCATATGATAGTCCATCGTGATTTAAAACCCGAGAATCTTCTGTTAGATCATAATCTACATGTAAAAATAGCAGATTTCG GCTTATCGAATATGATGATGGATGGAGAGTTTTTGCGTACTTCCTGTGGTTCCCCTAACTATGCAGCGCCGGAAGTAATTTCAGGAAAATTGTATGCTGGACCCGAAGTTGATATTTGGTCGTGTGGAATAATACTTTATGCTCTGCTTTGCGGTACTTTACCATTTGACGATGAACATGTACCAACACTTTTTCGTAAAATAAAAT CTGGAGTTTTTCCGATTCCGGAGTACCTGAATAAAAGTGTTGTAAGTCTTTTATGCCACATGTTACAAGTGGATCCTATGAAAAGGGCAACCATTGAAGATATTAA GAAACACGAATGGTTCCAAAAAGATTTACCTTCGTATTTATTCCCGTCGCCTGTTGAACAGGATTCTTCTGTAATCGATATAGATGCGGTGAACGAAGTTTGTGAAAAATTCAACGTAAAGGAAGCAGAAGTTCATTCTGCTTTATTAGGTGGAGATCCCCATGATCAATTGGCAATTGCGTATCATTTAATCATAGATAACAAAAGAATCGCGGATGAAGCTGCTAAAGCAGAATTGAAAGATTTTTATGTAGCTTCTAGTCCACCTCCTGTTGCTTTCAGTCCAAATGATGCAAGTAGCAGTCCTTTGAGACCACATCCAGAAAGAATAGCAC CATTGCGAGAAAGACAAAGTTCTCAAGGAAGCACGTCATCTTCGACACAAGGTGCTCGAGGTACACCGGTAAAACGAGCCAAGTGGCACTTGGGAATCCGTTCGCAATCCAAACCTAATGATATCATGAACGAAGTTTACCGAGCTATGAAGGCACTTAATTTT GAATGGAAAATCATAAATGCTTATAGCGTCAGAGTACGTCAAAAGAATAAATTGACCGATAGGTATAGTAAAATGTCGTTACAACTTTATCAAGTTGATTATAAAAGTTATTTATTAGATTTTAAATCCTTATCGAATGAAGAAGAGGATATTGGACAGG ATCCTACGCTTCCACCACCTCAAGCTACAGGTCACCATACTATGGAATTCTTTGAAATGTGTGCAGCATTAATTACACAGCTGGCCCGATAA
- the LOC143431064 gene encoding uncharacterized protein LOC143431064 — MAQHLQTQDQHEFLPLCDVLFNIISLASYFCDVVFDFAMVYALAHHAIAPPILFPLSIILIATSLFISQIISVRWYLWGARGKLAGNTTTDYNINEKKDSGNWTIWCVLLLHSTQVGVLWRYFKLFIPVNLTYVKHEVRELCVLRLIHAFCEAAPMLLLQLYLLSIGINNDSSADVGKTKESESRESDKLAKLTAVSAGLSLWSVCWAVASFSKGAARLRNLERLVLTWLGVLAQLAWRLGTVSARVGVLVAYASLYGGQWLLIVMALHWLSMLMWLLLTPDGLFHGGEHLPIIRKTSLASLLAFVYIFAYVNLHETNHRQKMVIFYTVMFLENSLLIGVWIVGVNRTDLLPHQHYPNPVTLVLSLLALFFGGMFFMGLYYRFFHVRRLRYEAGGRMTASNLAALSNQDNMVDKQVDYTEDKKLNMNVGVRRVKLSNGGIPGVFNCRFANPSVVNTNRKKKKPTTFVPPPPPQSQSGTVTTSMNTVDDTKQWLSVNTNSRQLIPFWKKSINSNVIQNDHLNEQKIGTDIGTAGSLSVNLIREKLQEKKQQQLRELRAIQEEIKEGKLFPPPSASASSFSSSPASNQQPPPNTKLHTSPSSPLFTSAPSVGDQNGVTLSSWPPVKMHCLLPPPPSSSYYPNVHPSNSWRTTQRERADTPEILLAPRCLPHHFSHWAPSVNHRLRSSQNGGEESSKGEGEVEGEISDMEGSQVSLPRSYTLPREFKYHHPNNTAREREKRTGNSKVTASRFYLPSTNSSDGDVDSADNEEETDSEVHYRMKNNHGEMQQQQRFAFEENSKNDFLNSNPDSTMAVIMSGNTYLNNTQGLLRPNQLFRNRVKHETKL; from the exons ATGGCCCAGCATCTACAGACGCAAGATCAGCACGAATTTCTACCATTGTGTGATGTGTTATTCAATATAATTTCACTTGCATCGTATTTTTGCGACGTTGTTTTCGACTTTGCAATGGTATATGCCCTTGCACACCATGCTATAGCTCCGCCGATTCTATTTCCTTTAAGCATTATTCTTATAGCAACTTCGTTATTCATTTCTCAG ATTATTAGCGTACGATGGTATTTATGGGGTGCTAGAGGAAAATTAGCTGGTAACACTACAACAGATTATAATATCAATGAAAAAAAAGATAGTGGAAATTGGACAATATGGTGTGTCCTATTGCTTCATTCCACTCAAGTTGGAGTATTATGGAGATACTTCAAATTATTTATTCCAGTTAATTTAACTTATGTTAAGCATGAG GTGAGAGAACTTTGTGTTTTGCGTCTTATTCATGCATTTTGTGAAGCTGCACCAATGTTGCTCCTGCAATTATACTTATTATCGATTGGAATTAATAATGATTCATCTGCTGATGTTGGGAAGACAAAGGAGAGTGAAAGCAGAGAGAGTGATAAGTTAGCAAAACTAACTGCAGTATCTGCTGGTTTATCTTTATGGAGTGTATGTTGGGCGGTAGCTAGCTTTAGTAAAGGAGCGGCACGTCTTCGTAATTTAGAGCGTTTGGTTTTGACGTGGCTAGGTGTGCTGGCACAACTAGCATGGCGTTTAGGAACTGTAAGCGCTAGAGTTGGAGTATTAGTAGCTTATGCTTCACTCTATGGTGGACAATGGTTATTGATCGTCATGGCCCTCCACTGGTTGTCAATGTTGATGTGGTTGTTGCTTACACCAGATGGACTTTTTCACGGCGGCGAACATTTGCCTATCATACGGAAGACATCCTTAGCTTCGCTCCTTGCATTCGTTTATATATTTGCATATGTAAATTTGCATGAAACGAATCATCGTCAAAAAATG GTAATTTTTTATACGGTGATGTTTTTGGAAAATAGTTTGCTTATTGGTGTATGGATAGTTGGAGTCAACAGAACTGATCTTCTTCCCCACCAACATTATCCAAATCCTGTTACTTTAGTACTTTCGTTATTAGCTTTATTCTTTGGTGGTATGTTTTTCATGGGGCTCTATTATAG gTTTTTTCATGTACGAAGATTAAGGTACGAAGCTGGTGGTAGAATGACGGCCTCGAATCTCGCAGCGTTATCAAATCAG GATAATATGGTAGATAAACAAGTAGATTACACGGAAGACAAAAAATTGAATATGAATGTTGGTGTGAGAAGAGTTAAACTGAGCAATGGTGGAATACCAGGGGTATTTAATTGTCGTTTTGCCAATCCATCCGTAGTAAATACGaatcgaaagaagaaaaaaccaaCAACATTtgtacctccacctccgccacaATCTCAAAGTGGAACTGTTACAACTTCCATGAACACGGTCGACGATACAAAACAATGGTTAAGTGTAAATACTAATTCACGTCAATTGATACCATTCTGGAAGAAATCCATAAACTCCAACGTGATTCAG AATGATCATTTGAATGAGCAAAAAATTGGGACCGATATTGGAACTGCGGGCTCTCTAAGCGTGAATTTAATAAGGGAAAAACTTCAAGAGAAAAAACAACAGCAGCTGCGAGAGTTACGAGCTATACAAGAAGAAATAAAAGAAGGGAAATTATTCCCTCCGCCATCAGCTTCAGCATCGTCATTCTCATCGTCGCCCGCATCGAATCAACAACCACCGCCTAATACAAAGTTGCACACTTCTCCTAGTTCTCCTTTATTTACATCTGCACCATCGGTAGGCGATCAAAATGGAGTAACACTATCTTCATGGCCACCGGTAAAGATGCATTGTCTTTTACCTCCGCCACCGTCATCTTCTTATTATCCAAACGTTCATCCTTCAAATTCGTGGAGGACGACACAAAGAGAAAGAGCGGACACCCCAGAAATTTTACTCGCGCCACGATGTCTTCCGCATCATTTTTCCCACTGGGCACCATCTGTTAACCATCG ATTACGTTCAAGTCAAAATGGTGGAGAAGAGAGTTCTAAGGGCGAAGGAGAGGTAGAAGGGGAAATTAGCGACATGGAAGGTAGTCAAGTGTCCTTACCTCGAAGTTACACACTACCCCGTGAATTTAAGTATCATCATCCAAATAACACTGCCAGAGAACGGGAAAAACGTACAGGGAATAGTAAAGTCACAGCTTCACGTTTTTATTTGCCTTCTACTAATAGTTCTGACG GCGACGTAGATAGTGCAGATAATGAAGAGGAGACGGATTCTGAAGTACATTATCGTATGAAAAATAATCATGGTGAAATGCAACAGCAACAACGATTCGCGTTCGAGGAAAATAGTAAAAATGATTTTTTGAATTCTAATCCAGATTCTACGATGGCTGTCATTATGTCTGGAAATACTTATCTAAATAATACTCAAGGATTGCTTCGACCGAATCAATTGTTTAGAAACAGGGTCAAGCATGAAACGAAACTTTGA
- the Colt gene encoding carnitine/acylcarnitine carrier protein colt, mitochondrial: MSEKESLVKYFLSGGFGGICTVVAGHPLDTIKVRLQTMPVPGPNETLLYSGTIDCAKKTIAKEGIRGLYKGMGAPLCGVAPIFAISFYGFGLGKQLVRKSDNQELTFLQLFYAGAFSGIFTTVIMAPGERIKCLLQVQHSDTKPKYSGPIDCAKQLYKEGGIKNIYKGTCATLLRDVPASGMYFMTYECLKKWMSSEDGKVGILQTIVAGGFAGIANWIVGMPPDVLKSRLQSAPDNTFKRGIRDVCVKLLKEEGPKALYKGCVPVMLRAFPANAACFLGFEVAMKFLNWALPSM; this comes from the exons ATGTCGGAAAAAGAGAGCCTTGTTAAATATTTCTTGAGTGGAGGTTTCGGTGGAATATGTACCGTTGTGGCGGGTCATCCTCTAGATACAATAAAG GTTCGCCTTCAAACCATGCCTGTGCCAGGTCCGAATGAAACACTTTTATACAGTGGAACAATAGATTGCGCTAAAAAGACAATAGCGAAAGAAGGAATACGCGGTTTGTATAAGG GTATGGGTGCACCATTATGTGGTGTAGCTCCAATATTTGCCATAAGTTTCTACGGATTTGGACTCGGAAAGCAGTTAGTAAGGAAATCTGACAATCAAGAATTGACGTTTTTACAATTGTTTTATGCTGGTGCGTTCAGCGGAATCTTTACAACTGTTATAATGGCACCAGGTGAAAGAATAAAATGTCTGTTACAAGTGCAACACAGCGATACAAAGCCAAAGTATAGTGGTCCTATCGATTGCGCGAAGCAACTTTATAAAGAAGGAGggattaaaaatatttataaggGTACCTGTGCAACTCTTCTGAGAG ATGTTCCTGCTAGTGGGATGTATTTTATGACATACGAATGTCTGAAAAAGTGGATGTCTTCTGAAGATGGTAAAGTAGGAATTCTTCAGACAATTGTTGCTGGTGGTTTTGCTGGCATCGCAAATTGGATTGTTGGAATGCCACCTGATGTATTAAAAAGTCGTTTACAAAGtg CCCCAGATAATACTTTCAAACGTGGAATCCGTGATGTGTGCGTAAAATTGTTAAAAGAAGAGGGACCAAAAGCATTATACAAAGGATGTGTACCTGTGATGCTTCGCGCGTTTCCGGCAAACGCAGCATGTTTTCTAGGCTTTGAGGTCGCTATGAAATTCTTGAATTGGGCATTACCTAGCATGtaa
- the LOC143430913 gene encoding uncharacterized protein LOC143430913 has translation MRITLILILTLLNECFGQIIDIGDIWEAKCPPGCSCEVQKFADLPLHRWIRTNQNQNVTNDATFEFEFDGDHSVIPEFLKVAICVVAENYEELLYTLPSDIQVFTILQSNVEDFEILLQSTTFQRFTDLISLDIQGIYYNAKPVQKNLSNNKGKQGGIILSVDSLYPLGLNLLYLNLERVKLISLSPTRKDKANLVVKPMHIATNDEISNKQLLNNISQSAGHRLIFLSQQNSGESDDKEILPYDVYKQEMEGYRETVGLFTGLGALTHLRVFDCDLKDISWHMFDGLNNLVHLALERNSLKFIPEFCFYGTPNLKVLSLASNQLLTLKSVDLAGLLMLEDLDLRGNNLTFLSELSFPPFPMLKIADFRENPLDSIFPSTFEIMNTTLKLYLGGEDSKLYLQKNSFLGLRRLQMLHLYNLEIPVLERFVFQGMPELLELRARGNISNIEFDAFVDLIKLINLDLSNCHIRKISMDAFYGLENVKRIDLSYNELEFIPPGLFGIQQQKKLREIILSKNKLTSLPLDFFKVLRAPSQQTKLTTVRLDGNPWDCTCSMVTWNPQLVNRLRETAPRCSTPRKLKNWGVFYALRKGGLECRNLKRRHLKKVSAEKNNYENNIVS, from the exons ATGAGGATTACGTTAATTCTTATTCTCACTCTGCTG AATGAGTGCTTCGGGCAAATAATCGATATTGGCGATATTTGGGAAGCAAAATGTCCACCAGGCTGTTCGTGTGAAGTTCAGAAATTTGCTGATTTACCTTTACATCGATGGATCAGAACTAATCAAAATCAA AACGTAACTAACGATGCCACTTTCGAATTTGAATTTGACGGGGATCATTCTGTGATCCCTGAATTTTTGAAGGTAGCAATTTGCGTTGTAGCCGAAAACTACGAAGAACTTCTGTACACACTTCCATCTGATATTCAA GTGTTTACAATACTTCAATCAAATGTAGAAGATTTTGAGATTCTTTTACAATCTAcaacgtttcaacgtttcacggATTTAATATCTTTAGATATTCAAGGCATATATTACAATGCAAAACCAGTGCAAAAAAATTTGAGTAACAACAAAGGGAAGCAAGGAGGAATTATTTTGTCTGTTGACTCTTTGTATCCATTGGGcttaaatcttctttatttgaaCTTGGAGCGTGTTAAATTAATTAGTTTGAGTCCAACAAGAAAAGATAAAGCTAATCTCGTGGTGAAGCCAATGCACATAGCTACCAACGACGAAATTAGCAATAAACAACTATTGAATAACATTAGTCAAAGTGCTGGGCACAGACTTATATTTTTAAGCCAACAGAATAGTGGAGAAAGTGATGACAAAGAAATACTTCCTTACGATGTTTATAAACAAGAAATGGAAGGTTACAGAGAAACAGTTGGACTTTTTACTGGTTTGGGAGCTTTAACTCATTTAAGAGTTTTTGATTGCGATTTAAAAGACATATCGTGGCATATGTTTGACGGTTTGAATAATCTTGTTCATCTTGCATTAGAGAGAAATAGCTTAAAATTTATTCCAGAATTTTGTTTTTATGGTACACCAAATTTAAAAGTACTCTCGCTTGCAAGCAATCAGTTGCTAACACTTAAAAGTGTTGACCTAGCTGGTTTACTGATGCTCGAAGATCTTGATTTAAGGGGGAATAACTTGACATTTTTATCAGAATTATCTTTCCCACCTTTTCCAATGTTGAAGATAGCAGATTTCAGGGAGAATCCTTTGGATTCTATATTTCCAAG TACTTTTGAAATTATGAATACGACACTAAAGCTATACCTAGGTGGTGAGGATTCGAAATTATATCTACAAAAAAATTCTTTTCTGGGACTTCGTCGGCTTCAAATGTTACATCTGTACAATTTGGAAATACCTGTGTTGGAACGTTTTGTGTTTCAAGGGATGCCAGAACTCTTAGAATTAAGAGCACGTGGAAATATTTCGAACATCGAGTTTGACGCTTTCGTGGATTTAATCAAATTAATAAATCTTGATTTGAGCAATTGTCACATTCGCAAGATATCCATGGATGCTTTTTATGGTTTAGAGAATGTTAAACGTATAGATTTATCGTATAATGAATTAGAGTTCATTCCACCTGGTCTGTTTGGCATACAGCAACAGAAAAAGCTCAGGGAAATTATTCTTTCCAAAAACAAATTGACCTCGCTGCCATTGGATTTTTTTAAAGTCCTTCGAGCTCCAAGCCAACAAACAAAATTGACAACCGTCAGACTAGATGGCAATCCATGGGATTGTACTTGTTCCATGGTCACGTGGAACCCTCAATTA GTAAACAGGTTACGAGAAACAGCTCCAAGATGTTCGACACCTAGAAAGCTGAAAAATTGGGGTGTTTTTTATGCATTACGCAAAGGTGGTTTGGAATGCAGAAACTTGAAGAGAAGACATTTAAAAAAGGTTTCAGCAGAAAAGAACAATTATGAAAATAATATCGTCAGTTAG